The Pseudoalteromonas spongiae UST010723-006 genome window below encodes:
- a CDS encoding methyl-accepting chemotaxis protein — MFTKLKLVQQLSISFGAMIGLMVLLATISFFGLRSGYDDFVEYRGLARDSNLAGLVQSNLLSIRLHALKFLKEQNNENINDFNKRAKLLNEQLDIARTEIIEPGRAKLIDQSFDKVMAYEQGFSDVVDLYAKRDDIVKNQLDANGAIIRQNVSEIIRTAYEDGDTDVTYFAAIVQEQLLLGRLYTNKFLVSNTQDDYLRATAEFKEVMKSVKVLEDNIQSPKRIALLNETATRLAAYQRGIDNVNDVINKRNNIITNVLNKVGPEIAEAYEEVKLSVKNDQDSLGPKVQSRSETTTTTIIVVSIAVVAVGVFFSWFISITIRKPIGGEPKDIEYIANRIADGDLTISFTKSGNETGIYNAMGEMVGTLRHIIDSLKHATTELIRSTKILDENTASSMQGAEHQMEQLNQAVLSMNEMAATVADITQSAQLAADAATNADDQTHTGKQVVDNTRSAINDLVDNTELVSNSIKNLENETESVGSILDVIRAIADQTNLLALNAAIEAARAGEQGRGFAVVADEVRSLASRTQKSTEEIQAMIHKLQSEAKSSVDQMNANLESARVTTEKANETNEALDSISSSVGTIRDMNMQIAGASEEQNVVTQQITDSVGQVNEMAVQTVAGAEKAAETARGLVEIAANLEGLVNRFKV, encoded by the coding sequence ATGTTCACTAAGTTAAAACTGGTTCAACAACTATCTATTTCATTTGGCGCCATGATTGGATTAATGGTGTTACTTGCCACTATTTCGTTTTTTGGTTTACGCAGTGGATACGACGACTTCGTCGAATATCGCGGACTCGCCCGCGACAGTAATTTAGCAGGTTTAGTGCAATCTAATTTATTATCTATTCGTTTACATGCCCTTAAATTTTTAAAAGAACAAAATAACGAAAACATCAACGACTTTAATAAACGCGCAAAGCTACTCAATGAACAACTCGACATTGCGAGAACAGAGATTATTGAACCTGGTCGAGCTAAGCTTATTGATCAGTCATTTGATAAAGTTATGGCCTACGAGCAAGGGTTTTCAGACGTCGTAGATTTATATGCCAAACGTGATGACATTGTTAAAAACCAACTTGATGCAAACGGTGCAATCATCCGGCAAAATGTGAGTGAAATTATTCGAACCGCCTACGAAGATGGCGATACAGATGTCACTTACTTTGCCGCCATTGTACAAGAACAGCTTTTATTAGGTCGTTTATACACAAACAAATTTCTCGTTTCAAACACGCAAGATGACTATTTGCGCGCGACCGCGGAATTTAAAGAAGTAATGAAATCGGTAAAAGTACTTGAGGACAATATACAATCACCTAAAAGAATCGCACTGCTAAATGAAACTGCTACTCGTTTAGCTGCTTATCAGCGAGGCATTGACAATGTAAATGACGTAATCAACAAGCGCAATAACATCATTACCAATGTATTGAATAAAGTCGGCCCTGAAATTGCCGAGGCTTATGAAGAAGTGAAGCTATCTGTTAAAAATGACCAAGATTCTCTTGGTCCTAAAGTTCAAAGCCGCAGTGAAACCACCACAACTACAATTATTGTCGTCTCAATAGCTGTTGTCGCTGTGGGCGTATTTTTCAGTTGGTTTATCTCCATTACCATTCGTAAACCCATTGGCGGCGAACCAAAAGACATTGAATACATCGCTAACCGTATAGCAGATGGCGATTTAACCATTTCATTTACAAAGTCAGGCAACGAAACTGGTATTTATAATGCCATGGGAGAAATGGTCGGTACGCTGCGACATATTATTGATAGCCTAAAACACGCAACTACCGAGCTAATACGCTCAACGAAAATATTGGATGAAAATACTGCAAGTTCAATGCAAGGTGCAGAGCATCAAATGGAGCAGTTAAATCAAGCCGTGCTGTCGATGAATGAAATGGCGGCCACAGTTGCCGATATCACACAAAGTGCCCAACTTGCAGCCGATGCAGCAACCAATGCCGACGATCAAACTCATACTGGTAAGCAAGTGGTTGATAATACGCGTAGTGCGATAAACGACTTAGTTGATAACACTGAGCTGGTGAGTAATTCAATTAAAAACCTGGAAAACGAAACCGAATCAGTTGGGTCAATTTTAGATGTGATCCGAGCAATTGCAGATCAAACAAATTTATTGGCGCTTAACGCTGCTATTGAAGCTGCCCGCGCAGGCGAGCAAGGTCGTGGTTTTGCTGTAGTTGCTGACGAAGTAAGAAGCCTTGCGAGTCGTACGCAAAAGAGCACCGAAGAAATTCAAGCAATGATCCATAAACTGCAAAGCGAAGCTAAGTCGTCAGTTGATCAAATGAACGCAAACTTAGAAAGTGCGCGCGTTACCACAGAAAAAGCTAACGAAACCAATGAAGCCCTTGATTCAATCTCTAGTTCCGTTGGCACAATCCGCGATATGAATATGCAAATCGCCGGGGCGTCTGAAGAGCAAAATGTGGTGACTCAGCAAATTACCGACAGTGTAGGTCAAGTAAATGAAATGGCAGTGCAAACCGTTGCAGGTGCAGAAAAAGCGGCTGAAACAGCACGTGGATTAGTCGAAATTGCCGCTAATTTAGAGGGGCTCGTTAACCGCTTTAAAGTGTAA
- the ispE gene encoding 4-(cytidine 5'-diphospho)-2-C-methyl-D-erythritol kinase, which yields MADLTTLSLIAPAKLNLFLHINGRLPNGYHELETLFVFLDYGDRLHFKCTDDGAITLKTQIDGLPDEENLIYKAANALKLATNTAFGAEISFDKHLPSGGGVGGGSSDAATTLLALNALWQLALPLEKLAEIGVALGADVPVFINGQAAIAQGVGEKLAPVNLLETWYLVVHPNVHISTGVIFNNADLPRNTPKLSGDWQSSKHRNDCEELVKKHYPEVEKTLNWLLKYGPSRMTGTGACCFVSFETQHAALEALKSLPETWQGFVARSTNISPAHSELRTKLN from the coding sequence ATGGCAGATTTAACAACGCTTTCGCTTATTGCGCCCGCAAAACTTAATTTATTTCTACATATTAATGGGCGTTTACCGAACGGTTACCATGAACTTGAAACCTTGTTTGTGTTTTTAGATTATGGCGATCGTTTACATTTTAAATGCACAGACGACGGCGCGATTACGCTAAAAACCCAAATAGACGGACTGCCAGACGAAGAAAATTTAATTTATAAAGCCGCAAACGCATTAAAACTTGCAACAAATACTGCGTTTGGAGCAGAGATTTCATTTGATAAACACCTGCCAAGTGGCGGCGGTGTGGGTGGTGGTTCATCCGATGCGGCAACTACATTACTTGCTTTAAATGCGCTTTGGCAATTAGCGTTACCACTTGAAAAATTAGCGGAAATTGGCGTTGCGCTAGGTGCCGATGTGCCCGTATTTATCAACGGCCAGGCCGCAATCGCACAGGGTGTTGGCGAAAAATTAGCCCCAGTAAATTTACTTGAAACTTGGTATTTAGTGGTCCACCCAAATGTACACATTAGCACGGGCGTAATCTTTAATAATGCCGACTTACCACGTAACACACCTAAATTATCAGGCGACTGGCAAAGCTCCAAACATCGAAATGACTGCGAAGAGTTGGTGAAAAAGCACTATCCCGAGGTTGAAAAGACCCTTAACTGGTTGTTAAAATACGGCCCGTCAAGAATGACAGGTACCGGAGCATGCTGTTTTGTCAGTTTTGAAACGCAGCACGCAGCCCTTGAAGCATTAAAATCGCTCCCTGAAACTTGGCAAGGCTTTGTAGCAAGAAGTACGAACATATCTCCAGCACATTCGGAGTTACGTACTAAACTAAATTAA
- a CDS encoding DUF4920 domain-containing protein, protein MPFFTKITLVVALMLVQVQALAKTLTFGEEVDSDKLIKISTVMANPDSYLSSPITIEGTIVGVCEKRGCWMTLASDKRFQNLRIKVEDGHMVFPMTAKGNKALATGKLEKIELSLDQTKRLLAHRAQKAGKDFNPDSVTEPNVVYQLSPTGVEIIDNNVEK, encoded by the coding sequence ATGCCGTTTTTTACAAAAATAACATTGGTTGTTGCACTTATGCTGGTGCAAGTTCAAGCGCTTGCCAAAACGCTTACGTTTGGTGAAGAGGTCGATAGCGACAAACTAATTAAAATATCAACTGTGATGGCAAACCCAGATAGTTATTTAAGTTCGCCAATTACCATTGAAGGGACCATTGTCGGCGTATGCGAAAAGCGAGGCTGCTGGATGACACTTGCATCAGATAAGCGCTTTCAAAATTTACGCATAAAAGTGGAAGATGGGCACATGGTGTTCCCGATGACGGCGAAAGGAAACAAAGCGCTTGCAACGGGTAAGCTTGAAAAAATAGAACTAAGCCTTGACCAAACAAAACGATTACTTGCTCATCGCGCTCAAAAAGCAGGTAAAGACTTTAATCCCGATTCAGTAACTGAGCCAAATGTAGTTTACCAACTGTCGCCGACAGGTGTTGAGATTATTGATAACAATGTTGAAAAGTAA
- the hemA gene encoding glutamyl-tRNA reductase: protein MTIVALGINHKTASVELRERVAFSPDQIDVALAQLCQQNGVNEAVVVSTCNRTELYCIVENQQPQVLIDWLADFHQLNKCELAEHVYQHQDFNAIQHLMRVSVGLDSLVLGEPQILGQIKQAYAKAKQAGVVNALLERLFQKCFSVAKQVRTETDIGASAVSVAYAAVNLAKHIYGNLEPTKVLLIGAGETIELVARHLYQNGCQHMTVANRTLSRAQNLADEFNAQVVPLSRVPESLIDADIVISSTASTLPIIGKGMVEQALKARRYKPMLLVDIAVPRDIEAQVADLDDAYLYSVDDLQEIVNQNMESRERAAAEAEEIIVVKANEFVTWRNALDSVDIIRTYRKNIEQIKLELVQKAQGQLKSGKDPEKVLNELANKLANRIIHSPTKAIKQAAEQDDIAKLAQIKKVLDLDN, encoded by the coding sequence ATGACCATAGTTGCTTTAGGCATTAATCATAAAACCGCATCTGTTGAATTAAGAGAACGCGTGGCGTTTTCTCCTGATCAAATCGACGTTGCCCTCGCTCAACTTTGCCAACAGAATGGCGTTAACGAAGCTGTGGTTGTGTCTACCTGTAATCGCACTGAACTCTATTGTATCGTTGAAAATCAACAACCCCAAGTGCTTATTGATTGGTTGGCTGATTTTCACCAACTCAATAAATGCGAATTAGCGGAACACGTGTATCAGCATCAAGACTTTAATGCTATTCAGCACTTAATGCGTGTTTCGGTTGGATTAGATTCGTTAGTGTTGGGTGAGCCACAAATTCTTGGCCAAATTAAACAAGCTTATGCTAAGGCAAAACAAGCGGGCGTGGTGAACGCCTTACTTGAGCGTCTTTTTCAGAAGTGTTTCTCGGTTGCAAAACAAGTACGTACTGAAACCGATATCGGAGCAAGTGCAGTTTCAGTTGCCTATGCGGCGGTTAATTTAGCCAAACACATTTACGGTAATTTAGAACCAACCAAAGTATTGCTAATTGGCGCGGGCGAAACCATAGAGCTTGTAGCACGTCATTTATACCAAAATGGTTGTCAGCATATGACAGTGGCAAACCGTACCTTATCACGTGCACAAAACTTAGCAGATGAGTTCAACGCACAGGTTGTGCCGCTATCGCGCGTACCCGAGAGTTTAATCGATGCCGATATTGTGATCAGTTCTACAGCAAGTACATTACCAATTATCGGTAAAGGTATGGTTGAACAGGCGTTAAAGGCGCGTCGTTATAAGCCGATGCTGCTTGTTGATATTGCGGTACCACGTGATATCGAAGCGCAAGTAGCTGATCTTGACGATGCGTATTTATATTCTGTTGATGATTTACAAGAAATTGTTAATCAGAATATGGAATCGCGAGAGCGTGCAGCCGCTGAAGCGGAAGAGATAATTGTTGTAAAAGCCAATGAATTTGTAACTTGGCGAAATGCGCTCGATTCAGTCGACATTATTCGTACTTACCGCAAAAATATTGAACAAATAAAATTAGAGTTAGTACAAAAGGCGCAAGGTCAGTTAAAATCAGGTAAAGACCCAGAAAAAGTGCTGAATGAATTAGCTAATAAACTAGCAAATCGAATTATTCATTCACCAACCAAAGCGATTAAGCAAGCTGCTGAGCAAGATGATATTGCCAAACTTGCACAAATCAAAAAAGTTTTAGATTTAGATAATTAA
- the prmC gene encoding peptide chain release factor N(5)-glutamine methyltransferase: protein MSNYSIQQALAVGASALTNTSESPKLDAEVLLLDCISQSRTYLFTWPEKLLTDEQQAVFLSAIEKRKTGLPVAHITEYREFWSLNFKVSPATLIPRPDTETLVECALDKAINKQGRLLDLGTGTGAIALSLASELPLWQVIGCDFQPDAVALATQNQRNLAITNATIVQSDWFSALDVQLFDVIVSNPPYIDEQDPHLLEGDVRFEPLSALVAPKKGMADIEHIIETGRYYLQKKGWLLLEHGYDQGQLVRDFFAKMAYKDISTVKDLGGNDRVTLAQWDPD, encoded by the coding sequence ATGAGTAATTATTCGATACAACAAGCACTTGCCGTTGGCGCAAGTGCTTTAACTAACACATCAGAATCCCCCAAACTTGACGCAGAAGTATTACTGTTAGATTGCATTTCACAATCGCGTACATACCTTTTTACGTGGCCTGAAAAATTACTGACCGATGAACAACAAGCCGTTTTTTTGTCAGCAATTGAAAAACGCAAAACGGGTTTACCTGTTGCGCATATTACTGAATATCGCGAGTTCTGGAGCCTAAATTTTAAGGTGAGTCCTGCAACGCTTATTCCAAGACCAGATACCGAAACATTAGTTGAATGTGCGCTTGATAAAGCAATAAACAAGCAAGGTAGGTTACTTGACCTTGGTACCGGCACCGGTGCAATCGCCTTGTCACTGGCAAGTGAGCTTCCTTTATGGCAGGTGATTGGCTGCGATTTTCAACCAGATGCCGTTGCGTTGGCAACGCAAAATCAACGAAATCTAGCGATTACAAATGCGACCATTGTCCAAAGCGATTGGTTTAGCGCGCTCGATGTGCAATTGTTTGACGTCATCGTATCAAATCCGCCTTATATTGATGAACAAGACCCTCATTTGCTCGAAGGTGACGTACGATTCGAACCTTTATCGGCGTTAGTCGCACCGAAAAAGGGGATGGCTGATATTGAACATATCATTGAAACCGGACGTTACTATTTGCAGAAAAAAGGCTGGTTACTATTAGAACATGGTTATGATCAGGGCCAGTTAGTACGTGATTTTTTTGCAAAAATGGCATATAAAGATATTTCAACAGTAAAAGATTTAGGCGGCAACGACCGTGTAACTTTAGCGCAGTGGGATCCTGATTAG
- a CDS encoding CreA family protein codes for MKKAMGLVLLLGSLVGCDSSEVGDVSLGVFTLKDIKLNHFQDPIVTGVTCHVASVEANLSFSDPSDSSIACRQTGPITQAMIAQIDSSDSGEVIFKKSKSVFFKSMKIRRILDKENQTLMYLSYSTKETSGSFKHSLSTVPLYGTKAYQTRVSVDN; via the coding sequence ATGAAAAAGGCAATGGGTTTAGTACTGTTACTTGGGTCACTTGTTGGTTGTGATTCAAGTGAGGTAGGTGATGTGTCGCTCGGTGTTTTTACGCTTAAAGACATTAAACTAAACCATTTTCAAGACCCAATAGTAACAGGGGTGACATGTCATGTTGCCTCTGTTGAAGCTAATTTAAGCTTTTCAGATCCCAGTGATAGCTCAATAGCGTGTCGCCAAACAGGGCCAATCACTCAGGCGATGATAGCGCAAATAGATAGCTCAGATTCAGGTGAAGTGATTTTCAAAAAATCGAAAAGCGTTTTCTTTAAATCGATGAAGATAAGACGAATTTTAGATAAAGAAAATCAAACCTTAATGTACTTGTCGTATTCAACGAAAGAAACGTCAGGTAGTTTTAAGCACAGTTTGTCGACAGTGCCTTTGTATGGTACAAAAGCATATCAAACACGTGTATCAGTAGATAACTAA
- a CDS encoding PepSY-associated TM helix domain-containing protein — MLKSKPIQINWFRLNRSLHRDVGYFCIGFILIYAISGIAVNHKNDWNPNYAVHTTKINARDIDWNINNDQALIKQVLTLANTQLDVKASYWQSQNQFKVFLHDDANISLNLNTNTLTVEQIRPRPIFQALNRLHLNETHQSWIIVSDIFAALLLFLAMSSLFMIRGKYGAFGKRGLFILAGFVIPAGFIFL, encoded by the coding sequence ATGTTGAAAAGTAAGCCCATTCAAATTAACTGGTTTAGATTAAATCGCAGTTTACATCGCGATGTTGGTTATTTTTGTATTGGCTTTATTTTGATTTATGCGATTTCAGGTATTGCGGTTAATCATAAAAATGATTGGAATCCGAACTACGCAGTACATACTACTAAGATAAACGCACGTGACATTGATTGGAACATTAATAACGATCAGGCTTTAATTAAGCAGGTTTTGACACTCGCTAATACGCAACTAGACGTCAAAGCGTCTTATTGGCAATCGCAAAATCAATTTAAGGTTTTTTTACATGATGACGCGAATATTAGCTTAAATTTAAATACTAATACGCTCACTGTTGAACAAATAAGACCTAGACCGATTTTCCAAGCACTTAATCGGTTGCACCTGAACGAAACACATCAATCATGGATTATCGTATCTGATATTTTTGCCGCTTTGTTGTTGTTTTTGGCAATGAGTTCACTTTTTATGATCCGAGGTAAATACGGAGCATTTGGTAAACGTGGCCTTTTTATTTTGGCGGGCTTTGTCATTCCTGCAGGCTTTATCTTTTTATAA
- the lolB gene encoding lipoprotein insertase outer membrane protein LolB, whose protein sequence is MQLRMIFVIFLVFLTGCASQYYDNATVKENWQRELLQKQSWQVKGKLAIIQPEKRQSANLFWATTAKKDVLNLTSFVGTSVLSVEKTQTHATLELDGETHVGKNAQQLVYWLTGMNLPFLDDPNWLKGLPHTQTFLADELNRVSNATLIDSQGKQWEITYSNYQKHGGYWLPYSISLTHDTVKLKLKVYTWQI, encoded by the coding sequence ATGCAATTACGCATGATATTTGTCATATTTTTGGTTTTTTTAACAGGCTGTGCAAGTCAATATTACGACAATGCAACAGTTAAAGAAAATTGGCAAAGGGAATTACTGCAAAAACAGTCTTGGCAGGTAAAAGGTAAATTGGCGATTATTCAGCCAGAAAAACGTCAAAGTGCTAATTTATTTTGGGCCACTACCGCCAAAAAAGATGTGCTTAATCTCACATCATTTGTTGGCACCTCAGTCCTTTCAGTTGAAAAGACGCAGACCCACGCCACTTTAGAATTAGATGGCGAAACCCATGTTGGCAAAAATGCACAGCAACTAGTGTATTGGTTAACGGGTATGAATCTTCCATTTTTAGATGACCCTAATTGGTTAAAAGGATTGCCTCATACCCAAACATTTCTTGCCGATGAACTAAATCGCGTTAGCAATGCCACACTTATTGATTCGCAAGGCAAGCAATGGGAAATAACCTACAGCAACTACCAAAAACATGGGGGATATTGGTTGCCCTATTCCATTTCACTCACTCACGACACCGTTAAACTAAAATTAAAAGTATATACATGGCAGATTTAA
- a CDS encoding ribose-phosphate pyrophosphokinase, with translation MPDMKLFAGNATPELAQKVAKRLYIDLGDAEVGRFSDGEISVQINENVRGSDVFIVQSTCAPTNDNLMELIVMVDALRRASAGRITAVIPYFGYSRQDRRVRSARVPITAKVVADFLSSVGVDRVLTVDLHAEQIQGFFDVPVDNVFGSPILLEDMKEKNFEDVVVVSPDIGGVVRARAIAKLLDDTDLAIIDKRRPRANVSQVMHIIGDVEGRDCIIVDDMIDTGGTLCKAAEALKEHGARRVFAYATHPVLSGAAAENIKNSVIDEVIVTDSVPLTDELKAIDKIKVLTLADMLAETIRRVSNEESISALFEH, from the coding sequence GTGCCAGACATGAAGCTCTTCGCTGGTAACGCAACGCCTGAGTTAGCTCAAAAAGTTGCAAAACGCTTATACATTGATCTTGGTGACGCTGAAGTTGGTCGTTTTAGTGACGGTGAAATTAGCGTTCAAATCAACGAAAACGTACGTGGTTCTGACGTTTTCATCGTACAATCTACTTGTGCGCCTACAAATGACAACTTAATGGAATTAATCGTAATGGTTGACGCACTTCGCCGTGCATCAGCTGGCCGTATCACAGCGGTTATCCCATATTTCGGTTATTCTCGCCAAGATCGTCGCGTGCGCAGTGCTCGTGTTCCAATCACAGCGAAAGTAGTTGCTGACTTCCTTTCAAGCGTTGGTGTTGACCGTGTGTTAACTGTTGACCTACACGCTGAACAAATTCAAGGTTTCTTCGACGTACCAGTTGATAATGTTTTCGGTAGCCCAATTCTACTTGAAGATATGAAAGAGAAAAACTTTGAAGATGTTGTGGTTGTATCGCCAGATATCGGTGGTGTTGTACGTGCACGTGCAATTGCAAAACTACTTGATGACACTGATCTTGCAATTATCGATAAGCGTCGCCCACGCGCTAACGTATCGCAAGTAATGCACATTATTGGTGATGTTGAAGGCCGTGACTGTATCATTGTTGATGATATGATCGACACAGGTGGCACGCTTTGTAAAGCTGCAGAAGCATTAAAAGAACATGGCGCTCGCCGCGTGTTTGCTTATGCAACACACCCTGTACTTTCAGGTGCAGCAGCAGAAAACATTAAAAACTCTGTAATTGACGAAGTTATTGTAACTGACTCTGTACCGCTTACAGACGAATTAAAAGCAATCGACAAGATTAAAGTGTTAACGCTTGCTGATATGCTTGCAGAAACAATTCGTCGCGTAAGCAACGAAGAATCAATTTCTGCATTATTTGAGCACTAA
- the rsgA gene encoding ribosome small subunit-dependent GTPase A, with protein MLNINQLNLLGWQSFFQQQLDIDEWYNSVPVRVVEQHRNRLVVDSGSDTFQLPVTEKESECVVGDWLLLNENHDVNRVFERKSYFARRAAGSKLEKQAITANVDVAFVLCSLNDDFNLNRIERYLALVNEAGCEPVVMLTKADLANDGLEKREQVQNLSSMLRVEVIDCHDVTLVNQLSDWLKPQTSIVLLGSSGVGKSTLSNTLAQTQQKTSAIREQDSKGRHTTTGRYLLKLASGAVLIDTPGMRELQLSDVTAGLEQTFSEIEALASSCKFVNCSHSNETKCAIQQAISDGSLTERRFLNYQKLRKENQFNTASLRERRAHDKSLTKMYKRVQSQAVKFKKLNE; from the coding sequence ATGTTAAATATTAATCAATTAAACTTACTTGGATGGCAAAGCTTTTTTCAACAACAACTTGATATCGACGAATGGTACAACAGCGTTCCTGTTAGGGTTGTTGAACAACATCGAAATCGACTAGTGGTTGATTCTGGTAGCGACACATTTCAATTACCAGTAACTGAAAAGGAATCTGAATGTGTTGTTGGCGATTGGTTGTTACTTAATGAAAACCACGACGTAAATCGCGTTTTTGAACGTAAATCGTATTTTGCTAGACGCGCTGCAGGCAGCAAACTAGAAAAACAAGCAATTACGGCAAATGTCGACGTTGCGTTTGTGTTGTGTTCATTGAACGATGACTTTAACCTCAATCGCATCGAACGTTATTTGGCGCTCGTTAATGAAGCGGGCTGTGAACCTGTGGTAATGCTAACAAAAGCCGATCTTGCAAATGATGGCCTTGAAAAGCGTGAGCAAGTCCAAAACCTTAGCTCAATGTTACGGGTCGAAGTCATTGACTGCCATGATGTTACACTGGTTAATCAATTGTCAGATTGGTTAAAACCACAAACCAGTATCGTGCTGTTGGGGTCTTCTGGTGTAGGAAAGTCAACATTAAGTAATACGTTGGCGCAAACGCAGCAGAAAACAAGTGCCATTCGTGAGCAAGATAGCAAAGGCCGTCATACTACTACTGGGCGATACTTACTTAAGTTAGCTTCAGGCGCAGTATTGATCGATACGCCGGGAATGCGAGAACTTCAGCTTAGCGATGTAACCGCGGGGCTAGAGCAAACCTTTAGCGAAATTGAAGCCTTGGCATCAAGTTGTAAGTTTGTTAACTGCTCACATAGCAATGAGACAAAATGTGCGATACAGCAAGCAATTAGCGATGGTAGTTTAACTGAGCGGCGATTTTTAAATTACCAAAAGTTACGTAAAGAAAACCAATTTAATACAGCATCTTTACGTGAACGCCGAGCGCACGATAAATCGCTTACTAAAATGTATAAACGAGTACAAAGCCAGGCGGTTAAGTTTAAGAAATTAAACGAATAG
- the prfA gene encoding peptide chain release factor 1 translates to MKESVYRKLETLVERYEEVQALLSDPDVISDQDRFRSLSKEYSELEDVTKAFNAYRQAEDDVATAEEMLKDNDPDMREMAQEEFKEAKANIEALEDELQVLMLPKDPRDNNNVFLEVRAGTGGDEAAIFAGDLFRMYSRYAETQKWKVDVVSTNEGEHGGFKEVIANISGEGVYGKLKFESGAHRVQRVPETESQGRVHTSACTVAVMAEVPEAEAIEINSSDLKIDTFRASGAGGQHVNKTDSAIRITHIPTGVVVECQDERSQHKNKAKALSVLASRLQQAEDEKRMAEEASERRNLVGSGDRSERIRTYNYPQGRVTDHRINLTLYKLNEVVEGDLGAIVDPLVLEHQADLLAAMGDE, encoded by the coding sequence ATGAAAGAATCCGTTTACAGAAAATTAGAAACGCTGGTTGAGCGTTATGAAGAAGTACAAGCATTATTAAGCGATCCGGATGTGATCTCTGATCAAGACCGTTTCCGTTCGCTTTCAAAAGAATATTCTGAACTTGAAGATGTAACCAAGGCTTTTAATGCGTACCGTCAGGCAGAAGATGACGTTGCGACAGCCGAAGAAATGCTTAAAGATAACGATCCCGATATGCGTGAAATGGCGCAAGAAGAATTCAAAGAAGCCAAAGCAAATATCGAAGCGTTAGAAGACGAACTACAAGTGCTTATGTTACCGAAAGACCCTCGTGACAATAACAATGTGTTCCTTGAAGTGCGTGCCGGTACTGGTGGTGATGAAGCGGCAATCTTTGCTGGTGACTTATTCCGCATGTACAGCCGTTACGCTGAAACACAAAAATGGAAAGTTGACGTTGTTAGCACGAATGAAGGCGAACACGGCGGGTTTAAAGAAGTTATTGCGAATATTTCTGGTGAAGGCGTGTATGGCAAACTGAAATTTGAATCAGGCGCACACCGCGTACAGCGTGTTCCAGAAACAGAATCGCAAGGCCGAGTGCATACCTCTGCATGTACGGTTGCGGTTATGGCAGAAGTTCCGGAAGCAGAAGCAATTGAAATCAATTCGTCTGATCTTAAAATTGATACCTTCCGCGCATCAGGTGCCGGTGGTCAGCACGTTAACAAAACCGACTCAGCGATTCGTATTACCCATATTCCAACGGGTGTAGTTGTAGAATGTCAGGACGAGCGTTCACAGCATAAAAACAAAGCGAAAGCACTGAGTGTGCTTGCGTCGCGTTTACAACAAGCTGAAGATGAGAAGCGCATGGCAGAAGAAGCCTCTGAGCGTCGTAACCTTGTCGGTAGTGGTGACCGTTCTGAGCGTATTCGTACATATAATTATCCGCAAGGTCGTGTTACCGATCACCGTATCAACTTGACACTTTATAAGCTAAACGAAGTGGTTGAAGGCGATTTAGGTGCCATTGTTGACCCACTTGTTCTTGAGCATCAAGCAGACTTGCTTGCAGCGATGGGCGATGAGTAA